The Vitis vinifera cultivar Pinot Noir 40024 chromosome 7, ASM3070453v1 genomic interval AAAGCACTGGAAAGTCATTGATAAAAAGTGGGAAGGTTAATTGCATGGACATTTGCATACTACaggtaataaaatatatatatatatatatatatatatttatctggtacaaattattataaactgataattatttaacttatgataacatattttctaaatccaatgttccaatattcaaagtaTTTCTCAAaccattcaaaaattaaaattggattaaaggAGGTTATAAAGAGATTAGAGTCAAATTTGGATAGACAAACAAAAGATATTAACAAGGtataataataacttttgaCATTTATGTAAtacattttgtatatgtaatatgaattaacaaaaaaaaacattaatgaTGTAGATGAAATTATTTACTGGAAGATAATGGAGAATTGGAAATGCACTTACTAggaaagtaataaatcaatctcttccaAGTAGTCATTATGTTTACTTTTATTACAAATAGGAATTaccatcattttttgttaaatatatcatgGTGATTAATAtgtttgcattttctttattatagttGAATATTGTTGGAACAACTATGGCTATGAAGTTCCACGtatacaaaaaaattgttgttaaaattttaagcctGACACATTCTTCATtaggttgtgaaagaaattggagcacatagTCATTGATTCACACAAAGTCATGCAAGTGTTTGGCAATGAAAAAGTTgcataagttagtttatgtACACTACAATATGTGGCCTcgagttaagaatttgatgtaatagcaaaacaatgaaaatttatacaatctATTTGATCTTAATCATATCTTTAATGACGATGATATATAAGAATAGtggatatgaaaagaaaaaaaacctattttatcatctgataatttggattggttggataaTGTTTTTTTCCCCTAATGAAGAAAGTGGAGAAACAACTCATGAAAATGATGGTGTTATAAGTCATAGAGTTAATGACATACAAGAAATACTACACAAGGAAGAGATATTGAGTCTAATTATAAAGGTAAGGGGGTGGTGGCATTAGTAGGGGTAGTAAAGGGGGAGGAGGGTACTGGTGAAGGAAATGAAAGAGATGGTGGCACTAGTGAGGGTACTGAAGGAGATGGTGGTGTTGGTGGTGATTATGTTAGTCAACTAGATCCTATCATGCATGTCATGAGCATGAGGAGATGAAAATTACTATGCCACACAAGATACAAATCATGGATATAGACCAGGGATATGGGAATAACGAAAGCATTTGGAAATACTAACTACATTTATCAACGATGATGATGATTCTAATGGACATGATTATCACATATCCAATTTTCACCATATTGATGAGCACTTGCAAACTTCAAAAATAGGATCAAGGTCACATTTGAAAGAAGTAGATAATGGATCATATCACAACTTTAGAGACTATGATAGCTCTTCTAGTACTTTTAGTATAAATGATTTTGATCGATTTCCAAGGATGCATCCAAAGAGATATTCAAAAACTGGAACACAAGCTAGTAACTCCTATAGATATGATCAATCTTCTAGTAGCAACAACATTGCTTATTAAGGTTTTGGAAACTATCAATTTGGTGTTGAACCCGAATAACCTCTGAAGTCATATTTTCCTAATTATGGATCATCAAGTCAATCATCTTAGCCAACATATTCAAGTTATGAACAATTCTTTCAACAATATCCTCACTATGGGAATTATCGTCCCACTTTGTATACTTGTCATAGGACTAATGATAATGATTTTGAGCCCCTCGTCATTAGATATGGAATTAATTATTGTATTGTAtgtattttggtaaaaatgttgttatatttgaaataaaataattttcaattcttagcatgatcataaataactttcaattaatacttttataactatttaaataatgttaaatgtgagacaattttgttttattaatttgCATGAGCTTATTTAATGGTAcctatttttatgataatttacattatttaaaaaaaaaaactttctaattatcttattttacaTGTCACTCGATACCGAGTTAAGATGTCAAGACCGATACACCTCAAGACCTCTACcatgactttgaaccatgaatGGTTTTCCATCCTTTCTTTCTAATTGTTATGTTCCAATTGTTATCCGTATATCAGACACGAGGAAgggagaaaaatggaaaagctTGTTTGTGGTTGAGGTTGCTTTTGTAGGATATTAAGGTTATTTTCCTCCGCACTTTCTTAGCAAACAAACAGAGCACACTTGATTATTGTTTTCTTATGAGAGGCTGGAAATTTGACATTGGACTTCTCGAAGATTAAGAAGCACAATAATAAAATGACTAGATTTTTCCAGGCAAAGTGCAGCGTACATAAATAAATGTAAGACACTAACAAGACTAGGCATAATTTGTCATGACATGAGGAATTGGACCACCAGAAATGGCGTTTTTGGCTTGAGCCATTGTTCAAGTTTGGTTCTTTTGTAATGAAAAAGTTcttgatttattatatatatataacaaaaaaaaaattgtttttggacaaaaaaaacttagacataaaaacaattttttctattaattatcCCAAAGAAACTTTACATTTGAACACATctgtgagaccttctgtgtgcttgctctctgactgagccagagattaggagtagggtctagcgacgggctatatcgatgcacgggagcattctggaggagagcgacactttgatgtcgattggagtccgatcattgaagacctgtatagccccgagctaggtttcatggatagtcgtgcgaccagtgtgtttcctcttctactctagattcttagggttttcggatgtgcccacaccattcactatgcactttagttgaccattaagcgttgagagtttgagaggcttcaccataggaaaccccctgggatgttgaggtagtgcatgtgtggaggtgatgaccaccttgcatggaagcgccccgtctcttcggagacgtgcagagggttgcgtaccgtcagagggtacgatcgcttctgctagggatcttttaaagtccacccatatccatttagagccaccttgacctcgtaggttgagccgtagatcctccgattaggactccctccctacacgtgggtgcatctgagagcCTTCGGCGCCTCTGTGGTCACGTTTTGGATTCGACGCTCCCtctttagtctccagttgagaatGCACAGAGATCAGTGCTAGTTTAGAGTACGGTCGGACCGTTCATCTTCACTTGGATGTTTTGCTGGTTCCCGCTTAGATTACCTTTTCTTTTGTACATTCTCAGAGCCATATCCTTATTCCGTTCTTCGTGCTTTCTCAGGATCAGACCTTTGTTCCTCGTCTTGATATACCTTTGTGGATCAGAGCAGAGAAGGAGTACTTTCAAGATCAGGATTTTTACTCTCAGTCTGGGTATAGTTTCGTGGATCAGAGTAGAGGGCAGATTAGTTCGGGTTTCAGATACACCAGATATGGATCAGCAGGTCGTCACGGTTGATCAGTTCACGGccgccatggcttctatccaggagGCTCTGGCTAGCCTCAGGCAGGAGATCGGTGGTCAGTAGGGTAGACCACCAGCAGTTCAAGATGAGACGCCGTATGACTCACatccacctccaccaccccTACCCGTTCCTTCAGTGCATCAGGCATCACCATATGTATTACACGGGCATTCTGAGATCGCTCCACCTGTAGTCGCCCAGGCCGTTGTCGCTGATGACACACATGCGCGCATGGACCGCATCGAGCAGCGCGTGAGGCAGTTGAGAGTGTCTGATGGAGCTGCTGTTTGGGATGATTTGGAGGGTATGCCGGTAGCCAGCTTGCCGactaagttcaggatgccaaATATTGAAAGGTACACTGGTATCGGTTGTCTGCTCATCCATCTCCGACTGTATAGCACCAtgatgagggctcatggactgGACGAGCCTCAGATGATCACTCTTTTCCCCCTATCTCTGAGTGGGGCGGCTCAATACTGGTTTGCTTCTCTGGAGTCCTCGAAACGTCGTACATGGGATGACTTGACCCaggagttcctacgacagttttcgTTTAACACTATCGTAGACGTATCGAGGAGAGAGCTCGAGGCTCTGAGGCAGATGACAGAGGAGTCcattcttctttcatttcccgctggcgcgggaagatagctgagatagtggatagaccatcagagagagaccagattcagatggttttgaggagcctaCAGCCGAGGATCGCCAGACATGTGGTCGGTGTCCCGTTTGCAGATTTTGGGTCTCTGGTTATGGCTTTGTATAATGTCGAGGACGACATCTCGAGAGGTTTATGggcagattcttcccctagtgatgttaaggggaagaaaccattcGTAGGACAGAGGTCGACAGATGTTAGTGCTATCAGTTCATCCAGTCAGAGGCCTCCTAGGCGTCATCAGCCTGTCCCACAGCTCCTTGAGACTCATCCGTCTTGCACACCTCAACAGTTCAGGCCACAGGCACCTTGCCCGGCTTTTGATCAGACATATCAGGCTCAGCCATTGGCTCTACCTTACTATGCCACTCAGGGCATTGAGAGACCTCTTGTTTCATACACAGCCACTGGACAGCCATGCTACGCTGCACAGTTCACTCCGAGGCCCGCGCCTTCATACCCCAGGCCCCGAGCTCAACAGGCCTCTACTccttttgctttgaggacgcaGAGACAGTTTTCACAGATAGGCATGCtgttgagccaggctcttcggaagctcACAAAGGCAGGTTTGTTGACTGCACTCACTCCGAGACCGCCCCCTCAGCCTCTACCTCCTCACTACAGAATGGATTTGCATTGTGCCTATCATCAAGGGTCAAGACATGAGACTGATCGATGCACCGCGCTGAGGCACGCCATCCAGGACTTGATTGATCAAGGTTTGGTTCACTTGGGTCAGCCGAGTGTAACCCAAAACCCACTACCAGCCCATACCATGCATGCAGTTCCTCCACCAGACGGAGGTATTCATTTCCTGGATTTTGCTGATTCTGATGACCATGTCTGTATGATGAGTTGGGACGACATGGATCCAGAGCCCATAGAGTTGGATGATATTTATGAGATGAGCAGCATGTCTTTGGGGCCTCGGGTGCCCACTCCATTCAGATTATTTCCTGAGGCAACCTCAGTACATGCGTCCATTGTCGAGCCTCCGACTTCCATGCGCTATAGCGTTCAGACGTCGTTCGTCTTAGTCCCAAATGTTGAGGAATTTCAGGCTCCACACAGTGATGATCCTCAGACTCCGGACGTTCAGTATATCCTCCGGGGAGGGAGAGTATTGAGACAGCCACCTCCAGCCGCTGCCACTAGACCCTTAGGGGTACGTCATCCCAGGAGGAGGTTAGAGCAGAGGATGACaagattttgaggcagttgcaAAGCACTCAAGCTCGTATTTCTATCTGGAGCCTTTTAGCATCCTCCAGTACTCAACGGGATGCACTGACTCGAGCTCTGAGCCAGATCAGAGTTGATACCACGACCACTCCTGAgggactcattcatatgatgatGGCTGGCAGAGCCACTTGTATCGTCTTTTCCGATGACGACTTGCCACCAGAGGGTTCAGACCACATGCGTCATCTCTATATATCTGTTGGCTTTTCAGGTCGTCGAGTTCCATCTGTCCTTCTGGACAATGGCTTGGCCCTGAACATATGTCCTCTGGCCACCGCCATCGCTCTTGGATACGCACCATCCAATTTCGGCCCATCCACGCAAATCGTCCAAGCTTATGACAACACTCGTAGAGAGGTCATGTGTACACTGGAGATTGAGCTCCTGATAGGTCCGACCACATTTATCACTGTCTtttaggttttgaggattcctacattcTTTAACCTACTTTTGGGCCGACCGTGGATTCACCGAGCTGGAGCCATTCCTTCTTCACTTCATCAGAAAGTGAAGTTCATCCATGAGGGCCAAGTAGTCGCCGTACAGTCGGTAGGGGACATGTTCATTTTCGCTGAGCCTGTGCTCCAAATCAGCCATAGCGACGACGACTTACTGCTGACCGGGTTCACTTTTGATGAGGTATAGGCTCTTGAGCTAAAGGACTTTTGTCGAGACTTCGTCGCTATGTCCTTTTACCAGCATGGCAGCACTGTAGTGCTTGATATGATGAGAGACATGTCCTATCTTCCTGGCATGGGATTGGGTCGACGTCAGCatggaccgagcgagttcatcACCATTCCTGATCATGACATACCATTCAGACTCGGGTTCATCCCCACTGAGGCCGATTATCTCTATATGGCGCGCTTGCGCAAGGAGAGAGTGAGGACTCGGCTGACTCATACGCCTTTCTATTATCCTGTGCGCCCGTACACCAGGAGCCTAGTTGATTACTTTGTGAAAGCATTGAAGTCGCATGCATCATCCGATGGGATCATCAGAGGACTTAGCACCACCCAGGAGGCCGAGCTTCAGCGCCTCATCCAGTAGTTACGATTGAGAGACGGAGCCCCTGGCCCTTCGACTTCTGCGTTGATCGCTCTTTCCTCTCCAGATCGCACtagccttatgacgctttgctTCCCGGGCGAGACCGATGAGCATGGGACCTTTTCTGAGGTCGGGGACATAGTGGACGGAGACGCCCCACACGACGAGTACATCGACGAGATGCTCGCCCTGAGCCTGAGCCAGATTGAGGAGACTATTCAGCCTGAGCTTGCTTCATCATTTGATCTCTTCGGGGTATGTGTCATCGAGCTTGCCGAGGAGAGCCTGGCTGCTCCTGCTCTGGAGTCTGCTAAGGACCTTATAGCTTTTGATGATTTGATTGATAGCCATGTTGGCattgttgagggagcgtccaactttgtggacccaccttTTTCATTTGACGTTCTGTCGGGGTTCGTCTCCCGTTCTGACGTTGTTTTCGATGattcatctatggatttgagcatgtTTGAGTATTTGCCTACGTCTCGTGATATTGCTTTACTTGtaccatcttcacccacatcacagatatTTGACATAGATAATGATATTGCACAGCatgattcagatgatgactcatctCCCGATTTCGATTCAAACCCCgttgatcagagagtttcacctgctgtagGGGACACCGAGATTGTTGACTTTGGCACGgcagatcagcctagggagttgGAGGATCGGATCGGATTTGTCTACAGATAAGAGAGATAGCCTCATCCAGCTGCTCAGATCCTACTTGGACGTTTTCACATGGTCCTATGAGAACATGtcaggccttgatccatctatcgtccaacatcgtttgccacttctgccccatgccagactggttaagcagaagttgagacaattgcaccctcgttggagcttgcaggtgaaagaggagatccagaagcaGCTCAGTGTAGGATTCTTATCAGTGGTCGAGTACCCGGAGTGGCTAGCCAATGTCATCcttgttcccaaaaaggacggcaaggtgagagtctATGTTGATTTctgagatctcaacaaggccagtcctaaggatgattttcctcttcaacacatcgacatgctagttgacagtacGGCATGTCATTCGAtattgtcctttatggacggatttttcAGGTATAGTCAGATCTTGATGGttccagaggacatggagaagacgtccttcattaccgagtggggtacttattgctatagagtcatgccattcggattgaagaacgcaTGAGCCACATATCAAAGAGCAGCGACCacactcttccatgacatgatgcatcaggatgtcgaggtttacgtagacgacatgatagtgaaatcccgagatagaTCAGATCACTTGGCAGCTCttgagaggttctttgagaggatcagacagttcagattgagactgaatcccaagaagtgcactttcggagtgacttctgggaaactcttgggatacatggtcagtgagcgaggcataaAGGTAGATCCGGATAAGATTAGAGCCATTCTTGACATGCCTACGCCGAGGACACagagagaggtcagaggcttcctggacagacttcagtacattagtagattcatagccagattgacagacatctgcGAGCCCATatttcgactcttgaggaagagtcaacctactgtttgggatgaccAGTGCCAGCGTGCCTTcgagaggatcagagagtacttTTTGTCACCTCCTGTTTTGGCGCCTCCTACACCAAGCCGTCCTTTACTCTTATACTTGTCCGTATCAGACGTGGCCTTGggttgcatgttagctcagctcgatgattcgggcaaggatcgagccatttactatttgagtaagaggatgttagGCTACGAGACAaggtatgtcatgattgagcgttattgtttggcattggtttgggccactcgccgattgagacattacatgaccgagtattccaTGCATTTGATATCTCGCTTggatcctctgagatatttgtttgacagaccCGCTCTGGTTGGTcacctcatgagatggttggtacttctgactgagtttgacatccattatgtccCTCAGAAGTCCATCAAAGGGAGCATTGTAGCAGACCACctagcctcattaccagtttctgatgccagagctattgacgatgattttccagatgaggatgtcgctgctgtgactagtctgtcgggttggcgcatgtactttgatggcacggccaaccattctggatatgggatagacgtcttgttgatatcccctcacgGTGATCACATACCCAAATcagttcgtttggcattctcggatcgacatcctgccacgaacaacattgttgagtatgaggcttgtatcttgggattagagacgGCCCTCgagctcgggattagacagatgaaggtgtttggtgactctaatctggtattgagatagattcagggcgagtggaagactaaagatgtgaagcttaggtcttatcatgcatatttggagctactggttgggagatttgaagatttgagatatacccatctgcctagagcgcagaaccagtttgctgatgctttagctactctagcttccatgatcgatATTCCCGTTGACGCCATTGTTCGACCTTTGTTGATCGAGTCTAGATCCGCTCCTGCTTACTATTGCCTGATCGATGATGTAGAGCCagatgatggtttgccatggtatcacgacatatatcactttttgagactcgGTGTATATCCTGAGGCCGCCATGGCCAAGGATAAGAAAGCATTGAGACAATTGGCCACTCGATTCGTGATTTGTGGCGAGACACTGTACAGGCGATCACCTGACTGGATGCTATTATTGTGTTTAGACCGCGCCTCTGCCGATCGgatgatgagagaggttcatgcaggagtctgcggaccacatatgggaggacatatgttggctcgtaagatcatgaggacaggACACTTCtagttgaccatggagacagattgctACCAGTTTGTTCAAAAGTGtcccgagtgtcagatacacgaagatctcattcacgtgccgccATCCGAGCTGCACGCactgacttcaccatggccatttttcgtatggggtattgatatcattgggaagatttcactgaaatcttccagtggtcatgagttcatcctggtcgccatcgattacttcaccaagtgggtggaggccgcttcgtatgcgagattgacatcataTGGAGTTGCTAGTTttatcagatcacacattatctgtcgctatggagtccctcatgagttgatttcggaTAGAGGGGTACATTTTAGGGCAAAGGTGGACACCTTGGTGAAGCGATATAGCATCCGACATCATAGGTCGTCTACATATAGGCCGCAGACGAAcggggcagtagaggccgcgaataagaatatcaagaggatattacgaaggatggtcgagacttcccgggattggtcagagaagctcccatttgcattgtgggcctatcggacttcttttcgcacctctacaggagctACACCCTACTCATTGGTATACGACATGGAGGCGGTgctacccgttgagattgagatgggttcgttGAGGGTAGCACTAAAGCAGCAGATTCCCgaggcagattgggctcaggctcgatttgatcaactcaatctcctagatgagaggagattgagagcaacAAACCATGTTCAtgcatatcagaggaagatggcccgcgctttcaaaaagcgggtcagGCCCAGACTATTACGGATAGGTGACTTGGTTCTGAaagtcatcaggggattgatcagagatcctagaaGGAAGTTCAGACGCAACTGgggcggaccttatttcatcagggagttgaccctagagggcgctgcatggttgatggatttagatggaaaccgattctcagagccaaccaatgtggatcagctaaagaggtactatgtttgagaccatggtcgcatgatgggtggccatcatttcggttagccattaccttgttattcccttttgatacatagtccgttgctagcccattgagcctcacatgcgcattatagtctttctttcttatcgccttgctcacattttcacactgggataggggccctttaatgtatgcatgcattgtttggtagtttcatgagccttggacctaggggcatgtttttctcattatcttttcctatcactgcacctctgcattttcattTCATCTCGTTGGTTGTGTTCCTtgtctcttcttccttatcctatctactacttgtttgtttcatatttttcttcaccTTGAGTGGTGATCCCTCTCAGTTCATCACAtagaggatagtcacatcatttccaccatctatctTGCGAACactggtttagagatccttaatttgagaaggtcatcttgttagagagagtttgtttgttaccttagcacttgggagtgtgtccatttgttattgatatcacctttggggttcatttgttcatgttcagggtatgtgtatttgtatatatataaaataaaaaaaaatgaaaagaaaagaaaagaaaataataataataagcacatgtgtgtatgtgcatagtgttctcgatcattgagtatgtatattgatgtctgggggtcatttttatcgagtatgttcattattgggagttcgtatgtgagctctctgagatcccatgttatttgtattgcttcgtcatatctatttgtgagagagatgagtgaccttctcctaaggactctGAGTCATtatcctttccatcattacattcattattgatgtgacttcattTCACGTTTGATCTGAGTCGATCACCACCTTTCTTCacatattcattgtttcgctgtcgtttttatcgttgcttgtgattcatctcattcctTTCATGTCTTATTCTCTCCTTACAGCGACCCATCTCGGGTTCGATGCTcacttcgcatcatcattacacatatcactatcagttcattttgcttcatttgtctccttatcgatatcatattcaagttaggcatcctcaggtccatggctcatggggttcactatacatgttgcatttcatatatgagatcatgagttttgatcattgggtattagAGCCTAATTTTCTTtcgtttctatcaccctatcaccttggcctacgttacgtcccgtgtcttaagaccaccctgaggccatgggatcagatgtcgtcttcgacagcctctacttggacaggtgattgagatctggttgatatttagatattgtcatgcttcttcttctgggagtcgccCCTTTGATGTGTAGGACTGATTCAGTTGTGTTTGGATTACCAGGATCGTGAGTTTGACGATGATTGACTTGGTgtcacctaattttttttacctatcGTACCTCTGGTGCCACACTGCGGCACATCCCATTTCATTCAGAGGTTTGTGGATCCTCACATATTTGCACGATCATTATCACTTACTGGGTGTTCTCTGAGACGTGGACATGATCGTTACCTTACAGAGCCCCCGAGATCCATCCAGCTAGTTCTGCACTTCTCGACGCTTGGATGTCATCATGTCTCTCCATCTGGGAGGTCATCTTGGATATATgtgcatgattcagttat includes:
- the LOC100852942 gene encoding uncharacterized protein LOC100852942, coding for MDRIEQRVRQLRVSDGAAVWDDLEGMPVASLPTKFRMPNIERYTGIGCLLIHLRLYSTMMRAHGLDEPQMITLFPLSLSGAAQYWFASLESSKRRTWDDLTQEFLRQFSFNTIVDVSRRELEALRQMTEESILLSFPADFGSLVMALYNVEDDISRGLWADSSPSDVKGKKPFVGQRSTDVSAISSSSQRPPRRHQPVPQLLETHPSCTPQQFRPQAPCPAFDQTYQAQPLALPYYATQGIERPLVSYTATGQPCYAAQFTPRPAPSYPRPRAQQASTPFALRTQRQFSQIGMLLSQALRKLTKAGLLTALTPRPPPQPLPPHYRMDLHCAYHQGSRHETDRCTALRHAIQDLIDQGLVHLGQPSVTQNPLPAHTMHAVPPPDGGIHFLDFADSDDHVCMMSWDDMDPEPIELDDIYEMSSMSLGPRVPTPFRLFPEATSVHASIVEPPTSMRYSVQTSFVLVPNVEEFQAPHSDDPQTPDVQYILRGGREEVRAEDDKILRQLQSTQARISIWSLLASSSTQRDALTRALSQIRVDTTTTPEGLIHMMMAGRATCIVFSDDDLPPEGSDHMRHLYISVGFSGRRVPSVLLDNGLALNICPLATAIALGYAPSNFGPSTQIVQAYDNTRREVLRIPTFFNLLLGRPWIHRAGAIPSSLHQKVKFIHEGQVVAVQSVGDMFIFAEPVLQISHSDDDLLLTGFTFDEHGSTVVLDMMRDMSYLPGMGLGRRQHGPSEFITIPDHDIPFRLGFIPTEADYLYMARLRKERVRTRLTHTPFYYPVRPYTRSLVDYFVKALKSHASSDGIIRGLSTTQEAELQRLIQ